In the Gymnodinialimonas sp. 202GB13-11 genome, one interval contains:
- a CDS encoding DUF4173 domain-containing protein encodes MSGQFTIRGLPDRLKHDAWWMIDAPANANARPEPGLGARISDGKAALLALLILIVLADISFWDQTPGLSMALFCMGLSAAMIAFKPVKATRREWAIAMGFALVCNLPVIEHAQPLSYAFSVGGIASLLAWVAQGTLIRWSEALTPFIRASSDGLILLPTRVIGAARSRKFGTDWKALARAYLLPISVAQIFVALFAVANPLFERTLASATDIGPLRGETLLRILFWGAAACILWPYLNTRALRQDAAFDIALPNGDLSAGFLNAGSVRLSLILFNAIFAVQTLSDLTILTGGVALPEGMTYAEYAHRGAYPLLVTALLAGLFAALTHKMVAEDKRMRWLVYAWLGQTLLLVCTAAFRLSLYVQAYALTHLRIAAFIWMGLIALGLILVVIQIVQARSLGWLIRWNAATALATLYLCTFVNFTHIIADHNLSADIPIERLDLTYLCGLGEQVISAMWEYGPVHDDVQCGTQGRPSIAFDDIDSWQEWGFRRWRLEAYLTAHHDL; translated from the coding sequence ATGAGCGGACAGTTCACAATCCGGGGCCTTCCCGATCGCCTGAAACACGATGCTTGGTGGATGATTGATGCGCCCGCCAACGCCAACGCGCGCCCCGAACCCGGCCTCGGCGCGCGCATTTCAGATGGCAAGGCCGCCCTGCTGGCGCTTCTGATTTTGATCGTGCTGGCCGATATCAGTTTCTGGGATCAGACGCCGGGCCTCTCCATGGCTTTGTTCTGCATGGGCCTGTCCGCGGCTATGATCGCCTTCAAACCGGTCAAGGCCACGCGCCGCGAATGGGCCATCGCCATGGGCTTCGCGTTGGTTTGCAACCTGCCGGTGATCGAGCACGCGCAACCGCTCTCCTACGCGTTCAGCGTCGGCGGCATCGCATCCCTTCTTGCGTGGGTAGCCCAAGGCACCCTGATCCGTTGGTCCGAGGCGCTGACCCCTTTCATCCGCGCCTCCTCCGACGGCTTGATCCTGCTGCCGACCCGCGTGATCGGCGCCGCGCGCAGCCGCAAATTCGGAACCGACTGGAAAGCGCTGGCCCGCGCGTACCTGCTGCCCATATCCGTCGCCCAGATCTTCGTCGCCCTCTTCGCCGTCGCCAACCCGCTGTTCGAACGCACATTGGCCAGTGCGACCGACATCGGCCCCCTGCGCGGTGAAACGCTTCTGCGCATCCTTTTCTGGGGTGCCGCCGCCTGCATCCTCTGGCCCTACCTGAACACGCGCGCCCTGCGGCAGGACGCGGCCTTCGACATAGCACTGCCGAATGGCGATCTCTCCGCTGGCTTCCTCAACGCAGGCTCCGTCCGCCTGTCGCTGATCCTGTTCAACGCCATCTTCGCTGTGCAAACCCTGTCGGACCTGACCATCCTGACCGGCGGCGTCGCCTTGCCCGAAGGCATGACCTACGCCGAATACGCCCATCGCGGCGCCTATCCCTTGCTGGTTACAGCGCTCCTCGCAGGCCTCTTCGCCGCGCTGACCCACAAGATGGTGGCAGAGGACAAGCGGATGCGCTGGCTCGTCTATGCCTGGCTCGGCCAGACCCTGCTGCTGGTCTGCACCGCCGCCTTCCGCCTGTCACTTTACGTGCAGGCCTATGCGCTCACCCACCTGCGCATCGCGGCGTTCATCTGGATGGGGCTGATTGCCTTGGGCCTGATCCTCGTCGTCATCCAGATCGTGCAGGCCCGCTCCCTCGGCTGGCTGATCCGCTGGAACGCGGCCACGGCTCTGGCCACGCTCTACCTCTGCACCTTCGTCAACTTCACCCACATCATCGCAGACCATAACCTGTCGGCAGACATCCCCATCGAGCGCCTCGACCTCACCTACCTCTGCGGTCTGGGCGAGCAGGTGATCTCCGCAATGTGGGAATACGGCCCGGTCCATGACGATGTGCAATGTGGCACCCAAGGCCGACCCTCCATCGCCTTCGACGATATCGACAGCTGGCAGGAATGGGGCTTTC
- a CDS encoding extracellular solute-binding protein, with translation MKIKSLMLLTTGAALATTGAMADGHMAGSMTLVSWGGAYQISQQRAYSEPYAEMHEGLEVIWDESSAEAVARLRAMNEAGNITWDLVDVVAADAMRLCDEGLAMEIDHDEVLAPAPDGTPASEDFGEFIVSDCFIPQIVYSTTFGYRNDVAEWNGAEPDSVCAVFDTETFPGQRSLERRPIANLEWALICDGVAIEDVYDTLETEEGLDRAFAMLDTIKDQTVWWSAGADTPQLLADGEVVIGSTYNGRLFSLIEEQGQPVNMLWDWQMFDLDGWIIPAGLPEDRLARTLDFVRFATDTQRLADQALYISYGPTRASSAPLVGNHADLGIAMAPHMPTDPANSENTFLFNYEWWADYRDDMDARFQAWLAQ, from the coding sequence ATGAAAATCAAGAGCCTTATGCTCCTGACCACTGGCGCAGCCCTCGCAACGACGGGTGCTATGGCCGACGGTCACATGGCAGGTTCCATGACCCTCGTGTCGTGGGGCGGTGCCTATCAGATCAGCCAGCAGCGTGCCTATTCCGAGCCCTATGCAGAGATGCATGAAGGCCTGGAAGTGATCTGGGACGAAAGCTCGGCCGAAGCCGTTGCCCGTCTGCGCGCTATGAATGAGGCCGGCAACATCACCTGGGACCTCGTTGACGTTGTGGCCGCTGACGCCATGCGTCTGTGCGACGAAGGCCTGGCGATGGAAATCGACCATGACGAAGTTCTGGCCCCGGCCCCCGATGGCACGCCTGCCTCGGAAGACTTTGGCGAGTTCATCGTGTCCGACTGCTTCATCCCGCAGATCGTGTATTCGACCACCTTCGGTTACCGCAACGATGTGGCTGAGTGGAACGGTGCTGAGCCTGACAGCGTTTGCGCCGTCTTCGACACTGAAACCTTCCCCGGCCAGCGCTCGCTGGAGCGTCGCCCGATCGCGAACCTGGAATGGGCGCTGATCTGTGACGGTGTGGCAATCGAAGATGTCTACGACACGCTGGAGACCGAAGAAGGCCTCGACCGCGCGTTCGCGATGCTCGACACCATCAAGGACCAGACCGTCTGGTGGTCCGCTGGCGCCGACACGCCGCAGCTTCTGGCTGACGGCGAAGTTGTGATCGGTTCGACCTACAACGGTCGTCTGTTCAGCCTGATCGAAGAGCAGGGCCAGCCGGTCAACATGCTCTGGGATTGGCAGATGTTCGACCTTGATGGCTGGATCATTCCTGCCGGTCTGCCGGAAGATCGTCTGGCCCGTACGCTCGACTTCGTGCGCTTCGCCACGGACACGCAGCGTCTGGCCGATCAGGCGCTCTACATCTCCTACGGTCCGACCCGCGCGTCGTCCGCACCGCTGGTTGGCAACCACGCTGACCTAGGCATCGCAATGGCGCCGCACATGCCGACCGATCCGGCCAACTCCGAGAACACGTTCCTGTTCAACTACGAATGGTGGGCGGATTATCGGGACGACATGGACGCACGCTTCCAGGCGTGGCTGGCCCAGTAA
- a CDS encoding DUF1330 domain-containing protein, whose translation MPKGYIIGHITVNDPEAYQEYIERDTPILLSHGAKPIVRGGKSEILEGETFQRHVVFEFESYEAAMAAYNDPEYQEVAEIRRRTADSVILVVEGVE comes from the coding sequence ATGCCCAAAGGCTATATCATCGGCCACATCACGGTGAACGATCCCGAGGCGTACCAGGAGTACATCGAACGGGACACGCCGATCCTGCTGAGCCATGGGGCCAAGCCGATTGTGCGCGGCGGCAAGTCCGAGATTTTGGAAGGGGAGACCTTCCAGCGCCATGTCGTGTTTGAGTTTGAGTCGTATGAGGCTGCGATGGCGGCCTACAACGACCCCGAATACCAAGAAGTTGCCGAGATCCGCCGTCGCACAGCCGATAGCGTGATCCTTGTTGTCGAGGGCGTGGAATGA
- a CDS encoding selenium-binding protein SBP56-related protein yields MNLRPDPTFHASAKLAMEAPIETYGFTVMLSPDGSQPDGIAVVDLDPKSKTYGEIVHQVIVPNKGDEFHHFGWNACSSSLSPLTGHAFLERRYLIVPGIRSSRVYVIDVKEPLEAKIHKIIEPEEIFAKTGYSRPHTIHCGPEGIYVSTLGGGGEDGTDGPPGIFIMDCETFDVIGRYEMDRGPQDKHYDFWWNLPQDYMVSSEWGLPPQFENGVVPEDLLSNKYGHSIHFWDLRARKNVQTIDFGENYQMALEIRPAHDPTKSYGFCGVVVDTTNLQGAIFTWWRDDDGTWKAKKVITIDPRPEKPENLPPLLQGFEAVPPLVTDIDLSLDDKYLYVACWGLGEMHQYDVSDPMNPKLVGKVEVGGIAKGTAHPNGKPFVYGPQMVEVSRDGKRVYWTNSLYSTWDDQFYPDDEGGQMVMAHNDEKGFRLAEDFYIDFPKGYRSHQIRLEGGDCSTDSFCYPNV; encoded by the coding sequence ATGAACCTGAGACCAGACCCCACATTCCACGCATCCGCGAAGCTGGCGATGGAAGCGCCGATTGAGACCTATGGCTTCACCGTGATGCTGAGCCCCGATGGCTCCCAACCCGACGGCATCGCTGTTGTGGACCTTGATCCGAAATCGAAGACTTATGGCGAGATCGTCCATCAGGTGATCGTGCCCAACAAGGGCGACGAATTTCACCATTTCGGTTGGAACGCTTGTTCTTCGTCGTTGTCGCCACTGACGGGCCACGCCTTTCTTGAGCGCCGTTATCTGATCGTGCCGGGCATCCGGTCGTCCCGTGTTTACGTGATCGATGTGAAAGAGCCGCTGGAGGCCAAGATCCACAAGATCATTGAGCCGGAAGAGATCTTCGCCAAGACCGGCTATTCCCGCCCGCACACGATCCATTGCGGGCCTGAGGGCATCTACGTCTCCACCCTTGGCGGTGGCGGCGAAGATGGCACCGATGGACCGCCGGGCATCTTCATCATGGATTGCGAGACCTTCGACGTAATCGGGCGCTACGAGATGGACCGCGGCCCGCAGGACAAGCACTACGATTTCTGGTGGAACCTGCCGCAGGATTACATGGTATCCTCGGAATGGGGTCTGCCGCCGCAGTTCGAGAATGGCGTGGTGCCAGAGGATCTTCTGTCCAACAAATACGGCCACTCGATCCACTTCTGGGACCTGCGCGCGCGTAAGAACGTGCAGACCATCGACTTTGGTGAGAATTACCAGATGGCGCTGGAAATCCGGCCCGCGCACGACCCGACCAAGAGCTACGGGTTCTGCGGCGTTGTGGTCGACACGACCAATCTGCAAGGCGCGATCTTCACGTGGTGGCGCGATGACGACGGGACGTGGAAGGCCAAAAAGGTCATCACCATCGACCCAAGGCCTGAGAAGCCCGAGAACCTGCCGCCGCTGTTGCAAGGGTTCGAGGCGGTGCCACCGCTGGTGACGGATATCGACCTGAGCCTTGATGACAAATACCTCTACGTCGCCTGCTGGGGTCTGGGTGAAATGCATCAATACGATGTGTCCGACCCGATGAATCCGAAGCTCGTCGGCAAGGTAGAGGTCGGCGGCATCGCCAAAGGCACGGCGCACCCCAATGGCAAGCCGTTTGTCTATGGCCCGCAGATGGTGGAAGTCTCCCGCGACGGGAAGCGCGTTTACTGGACCAACTCGCTCTATTCGACCTGGGATGATCAGTTCTACCCGGATGACGAAGGCGGCCAGATGGTCATGGCCCATAACGATGAGAAAGGCTTCCGGCTGGCGGAAGACTTCTACATCGACTTCCCCAAGGGCTACCGTTCGCACCAGATCCGCCTTGAAGGTGGAGATTGTTCGACCGACAGCTTCTGCTACCCGAACGTCTAA
- a CDS encoding Hint domain-containing protein encodes MPDYSIFVLPEDLITVTGTNGGSGLDGQSQGSGVHLAPSGGNPGATITLTSNAWQEIEITDDDSNFGDSDTSQRLINSESFNGTTYPANSVAEAEYSVVVEDPDGNQYTLVAFNIRQSGDNNSYGNVEGLAFIGPQGGFPPINVPLTVISNQEGPNPAASSYATPICFAAGTMIATPTGELAIENLSVGGFVMTEEGGAEPIRWIGRRTFSAIGSCAPVVFKAGAIGNKRELRVSRQHRLLLTGWQAELHFGTDAVWVPAIHFLGRDDVYVAEGGDVEYFHILMDGHRTLTAEGVAAESLHPGDVARGALDAETRAELERLFPDMFERASLERLALTAAEARSILVA; translated from the coding sequence ATGCCGGATTATTCAATATTCGTCCTGCCCGAAGACCTGATCACGGTGACGGGCACCAATGGTGGTTCGGGCCTTGATGGACAGAGCCAGGGCAGCGGCGTGCATCTTGCGCCAAGCGGCGGCAATCCGGGTGCCACGATCACCCTGACGTCGAATGCCTGGCAGGAAATCGAGATTACCGATGACGATAGCAATTTTGGCGACAGCGATACCTCGCAACGCTTGATCAATTCCGAAAGCTTCAATGGAACGACCTACCCGGCGAACTCCGTTGCGGAGGCGGAATACAGCGTTGTCGTCGAAGACCCGGACGGCAATCAATACACGTTAGTGGCGTTCAACATTCGCCAGTCGGGCGACAACAACAGCTACGGCAATGTCGAAGGCCTTGCCTTTATCGGGCCACAGGGTGGCTTCCCGCCGATCAACGTGCCGCTGACCGTCATCTCGAACCAAGAGGGTCCGAACCCGGCCGCGTCGAGCTATGCGACGCCGATCTGCTTTGCCGCTGGCACGATGATCGCGACACCAACGGGTGAGCTCGCCATTGAGAATTTGAGCGTCGGCGGTTTCGTGATGACCGAAGAGGGTGGGGCCGAGCCGATCCGGTGGATCGGGCGGCGGACGTTTTCAGCCATCGGATCATGTGCGCCGGTCGTCTTCAAGGCTGGGGCAATCGGCAACAAACGCGAACTGCGAGTCTCGCGCCAGCACCGCCTTTTGCTGACGGGCTGGCAGGCGGAGCTGCATTTCGGCACGGATGCGGTTTGGGTCCCTGCCATTCACTTCCTTGGCCGCGACGACGTCTATGTCGCTGAAGGCGGTGACGTTGAATACTTCCATATCCTGATGGACGGGCATCGTACCTTGACGGCCGAAGGTGTGGCCGCTGAAAGCCTGCATCCCGGAGACGTGGCCCGCGGCGCGTTGGATGCGGAAACGCGGGCCGAGCTTGAACGCTTGTTCCCTGACATGTTCGAGCGGGCATCGTTGGAGCGGCTGGCACTGACGGCGGCAGAGGCCCGCTCTATCCTCGTGGCCTAG
- a CDS encoding ABC transporter permease codes for MDTKLPPYATFGQRVWFYGFRVLCGLIFFFLIAPIIIIIPLSFNAEDFFTFTPGMLALDPEAYSLHHYQDFFGEDGYPWLGLLIGIVVGAVLTVILKLVKGSLNLFPILIGAIFGLVIGKLTGLEGEEWMTPLRNSLMIAPVATILSVGFGTLAAIGLSQTHVPFKGAIMAILISPMIVPLIISAAGMYFFYSRIGLQGTYWGVVLAHAALGIPFVIITVTATLVGFDRSLTRAAANLGANPVTTFFRIQMPLILPGVISGGLFAFITSFDEVVVVIFVGSAGQQTLPWQMFTGLREQISPVILAAATILVAISIILLATVEMLRRRSERLRGIAPH; via the coding sequence ATGGACACGAAACTTCCCCCCTATGCCACGTTTGGGCAGCGTGTCTGGTTCTATGGGTTCCGAGTGTTGTGTGGGCTGATCTTCTTCTTCCTGATCGCGCCGATCATCATCATCATTCCGCTCAGCTTTAATGCCGAGGACTTCTTTACCTTCACGCCGGGCATGCTGGCGCTGGATCCCGAGGCCTACAGCCTGCACCATTACCAGGACTTCTTCGGGGAAGACGGATATCCGTGGCTCGGGCTGCTGATTGGTATCGTGGTCGGAGCCGTTTTGACCGTGATCCTGAAGCTGGTGAAGGGGAGCCTGAACCTGTTTCCGATCCTGATCGGCGCCATTTTTGGCCTCGTTATCGGTAAGCTGACCGGCCTTGAGGGGGAGGAGTGGATGACACCGCTCCGCAACTCGCTGATGATTGCGCCGGTGGCGACGATCCTTTCGGTGGGGTTCGGGACGCTGGCCGCCATTGGATTGAGCCAGACTCATGTGCCGTTCAAGGGGGCGATCATGGCGATCCTGATCTCGCCCATGATCGTGCCGCTGATCATCTCGGCGGCTGGCATGTATTTCTTCTACAGCCGGATTGGCCTGCAGGGCACCTATTGGGGCGTTGTGCTGGCCCATGCAGCCTTGGGCATTCCGTTCGTCATCATCACAGTGACGGCGACTTTGGTGGGCTTTGACCGCTCACTAACGCGGGCTGCGGCCAATCTGGGCGCGAACCCGGTGACGACCTTCTTCCGCATCCAGATGCCACTAATCCTGCCTGGGGTGATCTCGGGCGGGTTGTTTGCCTTCATCACCTCGTTCGACGAGGTGGTTGTGGTGATCTTTGTGGGCTCTGCAGGGCAGCAAACGCTGCCATGGCAGATGTTCACCGGTCTGCGCGAGCAGATCAGTCCGGTCATTCTGGCGGCGGCGACGATCCTTGTGGCGATCTCGATCATCCTGCTGGCGACGGTGGAGATGCTGAGGCGTCGGTCAGAGCGGCTACGTGGGATTGCCCCGCATTGA
- a CDS encoding ABC transporter ATP-binding protein codes for MTENIVQNGTGAKLWRRLWSEHIRRFWPVLLLAVFLMSLEGAAIGAFAWAVQPMFDTLFTAGSMDGVTWVALLIGGLFLLRATAGFFQRILVVGVGLRVVASLQRRLLGHLLTLDMAFFQGNPPGALIERVRGDTSALQSVSSAALMSLGRDVITLISLLTVMLVTDWRWTLFALLGVPALILPLLAVQAFIKRTARTAREAAATLSARLDEIFHGIQTIKLNRLETHEKTRFRDEITAFLRPSIRAQIGVASNPAMIDVVAALGFVAVLYVGGQDIIEGEKTLGQFMSFFTALGLLFEPLRRLSSIAGQVQTAGASLERIYGVLETLPTINDVNDAKPLSAGDVAFDNVHFSYGDAPVLRGLTFSARAGQTTALVGASGAGKTTVFAALTRLLDASEGTISIGGMPIIEAETASLRDTIAVVGQETALFDESIAANIRMGALGATDAEVEAAAKAAEVMEFAQNFPNGLATEVGPRGSGLSGGQRQRVAIARAMLKAAPILLLDEPTSALDAKSEKLVGAALDRLAEGRTTLVIAHRLSTIRNADKIIVMDQGRVVEEGTHDELLAQNGAYARLHALQITGVEV; via the coding sequence TTGACCGAGAATATCGTCCAAAATGGCACCGGCGCAAAGCTATGGCGCAGGCTCTGGTCCGAGCATATCCGGCGCTTCTGGCCTGTGCTTCTTCTTGCCGTTTTTCTGATGAGTCTTGAAGGGGCGGCGATCGGCGCCTTTGCATGGGCCGTCCAACCCATGTTCGACACGCTGTTCACGGCCGGATCCATGGACGGTGTCACATGGGTCGCGCTATTGATCGGCGGGCTTTTTCTGTTGCGGGCAACGGCCGGGTTCTTCCAACGCATCCTTGTGGTTGGCGTTGGGTTGCGCGTCGTGGCCAGCCTCCAACGACGTCTGTTGGGCCATCTACTGACGCTGGATATGGCCTTCTTCCAGGGTAACCCGCCCGGCGCGCTGATCGAGCGTGTGCGCGGCGACACGTCAGCGCTTCAATCGGTCTCGTCCGCTGCGCTTATGTCGCTTGGGCGAGATGTCATTACTCTGATCTCGCTGCTGACCGTCATGCTGGTCACCGATTGGCGATGGACCCTTTTCGCCCTTCTTGGCGTGCCAGCCCTGATCCTTCCGTTACTTGCCGTCCAAGCCTTCATCAAACGAACCGCCCGTACAGCACGGGAGGCCGCGGCCACATTGTCCGCACGGCTGGATGAGATTTTTCACGGCATTCAAACGATCAAGCTGAACCGCCTTGAGACCCATGAGAAAACGCGGTTTCGAGATGAGATTACAGCGTTCTTGCGTCCGTCCATCCGGGCCCAGATCGGAGTAGCGTCAAACCCCGCCATGATTGATGTCGTGGCGGCTTTGGGCTTCGTGGCCGTCCTTTATGTCGGTGGGCAGGACATTATCGAGGGCGAGAAAACACTTGGCCAATTCATGTCGTTCTTCACGGCCTTGGGATTGCTGTTTGAACCGTTGCGCCGCCTGTCGAGCATCGCCGGCCAAGTTCAAACCGCAGGCGCATCGCTCGAACGAATATATGGCGTGCTGGAAACCCTGCCGACCATAAATGATGTCAATGACGCGAAACCGTTGTCGGCAGGCGACGTGGCCTTCGATAACGTCCACTTTTCTTACGGCGACGCACCTGTCCTGCGCGGCCTTACCTTCAGCGCGCGCGCGGGACAGACGACAGCCCTTGTTGGGGCATCCGGCGCTGGCAAAACGACCGTGTTCGCGGCCCTAACGCGATTGCTGGATGCGTCTGAGGGCACGATTTCCATCGGCGGCATGCCAATCATCGAAGCTGAGACCGCCAGCCTGCGCGACACGATCGCAGTGGTGGGTCAGGAAACCGCTTTGTTTGATGAAAGCATTGCCGCCAACATCCGCATGGGCGCACTGGGTGCTACAGATGCTGAGGTCGAAGCGGCCGCAAAAGCCGCCGAAGTCATGGAATTCGCGCAGAACTTTCCAAATGGCCTCGCCACCGAGGTGGGGCCGCGCGGCTCTGGCCTGTCGGGTGGCCAGCGCCAGCGGGTCGCCATCGCGCGCGCCATGCTCAAGGCCGCTCCTATCTTGCTGCTGGACGAGCCGACATCAGCACTGGATGCCAAATCCGAAAAGCTGGTCGGTGCTGCGTTGGACCGTCTGGCCGAAGGCCGTACCACATTGGTGATCGCCCACCGCCTTTCCACGATCCGCAATGCCGACAAGATCATCGTTATGGATCAGGGGCGCGTGGTCGAAGAAGGAACGCATGATGAATTGCTGGCCCAGAACGGAGCCTATGCCCGCCTGCACGCCCTTCAGATCACAGGCGTTGAGGTTTAG
- a CDS encoding ABC transporter ATP-binding protein, with product MTSDQTEAFVAFDRVQKSYDGEVLVVKDLNLHIGRGEFLTMLGPSGSGKTTCLMMLAGFETATHGEITLDGKPINNIPPHKRGIGMVFQNYALFPHMTVGENLSFPLEVRGMGKSDREEKIKRALDMVQMGDFINRRPAQLSGGQQQRIALARALVFEPELVLMDEPLGALDKQLRETLQFEITNLAHELGITTVYVTHDQTEALTMSDRVAVFDDGRIQQLAAPDTLYEEPQNSFVAQFIGENNTLQGTVSKMAGDMCEVTLEDGSIIDAVPVNVSAVGEKTQVSIRPERVEMDPNRLTPGAHTLKAEVKEFVYMGDIYRTRLSVAGTDDFIIKTRNAPDQRRLTPGESIEIGWRPQDCRALDA from the coding sequence TTGACCTCAGACCAGACGGAAGCGTTCGTCGCCTTCGACCGCGTGCAAAAAAGTTATGATGGCGAAGTGCTCGTCGTCAAAGACCTCAATCTTCACATCGGGCGGGGCGAGTTCCTGACGATGCTTGGGCCTTCGGGGTCCGGTAAAACGACCTGCCTGATGATGTTGGCCGGGTTCGAGACTGCCACTCACGGCGAGATCACGCTGGACGGCAAACCGATCAACAACATTCCACCGCACAAGCGCGGCATTGGCATGGTGTTCCAGAACTATGCGTTGTTCCCGCACATGACGGTGGGTGAGAACCTGTCTTTCCCGCTGGAAGTGCGTGGCATGGGCAAGTCGGATCGCGAGGAAAAGATCAAGCGTGCGCTCGACATGGTGCAGATGGGTGATTTCATCAATCGCCGTCCCGCGCAGCTTTCAGGCGGTCAGCAGCAGCGGATCGCATTGGCGCGCGCCCTGGTGTTCGAGCCGGAACTGGTTCTGATGGATGAACCGCTCGGCGCGCTCGACAAACAGCTGCGCGAGACCTTGCAGTTCGAGATCACGAACCTGGCCCATGAGCTTGGGATCACCACGGTCTACGTAACCCACGACCAGACCGAAGCGCTGACCATGTCGGACCGAGTGGCGGTGTTCGACGACGGGCGCATCCAGCAGCTGGCCGCTCCGGATACGCTCTATGAGGAGCCGCAGAACAGCTTCGTTGCGCAGTTCATTGGTGAAAACAACACGTTGCAGGGCACTGTCAGCAAGATGGCTGGCGATATGTGCGAAGTGACGTTGGAAGATGGGTCGATCATCGACGCGGTGCCTGTAAATGTCAGCGCCGTGGGGGAGAAGACCCAAGTGTCGATCCGGCCCGAACGGGTAGAGATGGACCCCAACCGTCTGACCCCCGGCGCGCACACGTTGAAGGCTGAGGTGAAGGAATTCGTCTACATGGGCGATATTTACCGCACACGCCTGAGCGTTGCGGGAACCGATGATTTCATCATCAAGACACGAAATGCCCCCGATCAGCGCAGGCTGACCCCGGGGGAGAGCATCGAGATTGGCTGGCGTCCGCAGGATTGCCGGGCACTGGATGCATAA
- a CDS encoding ABC transporter permease, whose protein sequence is MSDATQDGPMLAADGRPLKRSLARALRAQKLRALMLIAPLLIFILVTFIAPIVDMLFRSVENQIVSETLPRTVVALDEWDPSDVPEDDVYAALALDFYAATERREHTRLGSRLNYETTGMSSLFRKTGRGVDDIGEIYTDQFVDLNERWEDPLFWLPLVSDSGWLSSRPAEGEDRPLSLFRIDAEFEASFPRAAEAYETFARTIQQTDGDDPAEEEPWHLVYAALYHDLMAIHESGAGAEGLGRFDGPVFVEALEAVPGFETQSYRAAFEDIDEDWLDLEVWGTIEAFSDPFTAGYFLSSVDLQLTPQGIEAQPEDQRLYLLLFWRTLFMSGVITISCILLGYPIAYLLSNLPTRTSNLLLILVLLPFWTSLLVRTSAWKVLLQQQGVINDILVWIGLVADDSRLALINNQTGTIIAMTHILLPFMILPMFSVMKTIPPSYVRAAKSLGATNWTAFWRVYFPQSIPGIGAGCILVFILAIGYYITPELVGGRTGTFISNRIAFHISSSLNWGLAAALGSILLAVVLVLYWLYDRIVGIDNVKLG, encoded by the coding sequence ATGAGCGACGCAACCCAAGACGGGCCGATGCTGGCCGCCGATGGTCGCCCGCTAAAGCGGTCGCTGGCCCGCGCGCTGCGTGCCCAAAAGCTCCGCGCACTGATGCTGATCGCGCCTTTGCTGATCTTCATCCTCGTGACCTTTATCGCGCCGATTGTGGATATGCTGTTCCGCTCGGTCGAGAATCAGATCGTGTCGGAAACTCTGCCGCGCACCGTTGTCGCGCTGGATGAATGGGACCCGTCCGATGTGCCCGAAGATGATGTCTATGCGGCGCTGGCGCTGGATTTCTATGCTGCAACCGAGCGTCGCGAACATACCCGGCTGGGAAGCCGGCTGAACTATGAGACGACGGGCATGTCGTCGCTGTTTCGCAAAACCGGGCGCGGCGTGGATGATATTGGCGAAATCTACACCGACCAATTCGTCGACCTGAACGAGCGATGGGAAGACCCGCTTTTCTGGCTTCCTCTGGTGTCCGACTCCGGGTGGCTGTCCAGCCGTCCCGCCGAGGGCGAAGATCGCCCGCTATCGTTGTTCCGCATCGACGCTGAGTTCGAGGCGAGCTTCCCCCGTGCGGCGGAAGCCTATGAGACCTTCGCGCGCACTATTCAGCAAACCGATGGGGACGATCCGGCGGAAGAGGAGCCATGGCACCTTGTCTATGCCGCCCTCTACCACGACCTGATGGCGATCCACGAAAGCGGTGCAGGGGCCGAGGGCCTGGGGCGCTTTGATGGGCCGGTCTTTGTCGAGGCGTTGGAGGCCGTTCCGGGTTTTGAAACCCAAAGCTATCGCGCAGCCTTCGAGGATATCGACGAAGATTGGCTGGACCTTGAGGTCTGGGGCACGATCGAGGCCTTCTCGGACCCGTTCACGGCTGGCTATTTCCTGTCGTCCGTGGATCTGCAACTGACGCCTCAGGGTATCGAGGCGCAGCCAGAGGATCAGCGCCTTTACCTGCTGCTGTTCTGGCGGACGCTGTTCATGTCGGGTGTCATCACGATCAGCTGCATCCTGCTTGGCTATCCGATTGCCTATCTGCTGTCGAACCTGCCGACGCGCACGTCGAACCTGCTTCTGATCCTTGTCCTGCTGCCCTTCTGGACCTCGCTCCTGGTGCGGACGTCCGCTTGGAAGGTACTTCTGCAACAGCAAGGCGTGATCAACGATATCCTTGTGTGGATCGGCTTGGTGGCCGATGACAGCCGATTGGCGCTTATCAACAACCAGACTGGTACGATCATCGCCATGACGCACATCCTGTTGCCGTTCATGATCCTTCCGATGTTCTCGGTCATGAAGACGATCCCACCCAGCTATGTGCGGGCGGCGAAATCGCTTGGCGCGACGAATTGGACGGCGTTCTGGCGGGTCTACTTCCCGCAGTCGATCCCGGGGATCGGGGCAGGCTGTATCCTCGTCTTCATCCTCGCCATCGGCTATTACATCACGCCGGAACTGGTGGGCGGACGGACGGGGACGTTCATCTCCAACCGGATTGCGTTCCACATTTCGTCGAGCCTGAACTGGGGTCTGGCGGCGGCGCTTGGCTCGATCCTGCTGGCGGTGGTTCTGGTTCTCTACTGGCTCTACGACCGGATCGTGGGCATCGACAACGTGAAGCTGGGGTAA